Genomic DNA from Manihot esculenta cultivar AM560-2 chromosome 15, M.esculenta_v8, whole genome shotgun sequence:
tatacaaTTAATCTTTGCATTGATCaattgtttaattatttttgaaaagcTTTAGAAAGAAGCATGGATGGAGGAAGTTTCTTCCAAGGAAGAGCAAATACCAGTTTACGAAATTGCTAGGAAactaaatctttatttttaaatgtcatattataattttacttttaaattagaGTTGTTTTAAATTAGCTAgtggctatttaattttatttttttaagtaatattattcttttataatttattaattaacattTTTACACCGAAATTACAATACAGTAaatattatatgataaaaattatacatGTTATcatgttatattttaaaattttgtttttaattattatacatattatataataaattaatatttttatatttattttattaatataataaattgatatatattattattattattcattttatatatcaaccctaataattaaatatatttattttcttaagcAAGTAACATGGACATATTAATTATTACGGTTACAAGAAAACAATGAATTTTTTTGTTATGAGTTTTGCACGCATACTCTCAATAATACACTCAACAACTTAAAAACAGAAATCAATACCCGCTTGGATCATTGTTTATTCTatccatttcttttttaaattgataaaaaaaaaaaaagggggggaAATCATTCAAGTGATAGAAAAGGGGGGAAAATCTAGGTTGTCTATGGGCCTAGCCACGAGAGCAAGCATAAGATCTACTCATCATGGAAACGACTGGCTAGGTCTGGATGTGTGTTATGGTCAAAATCCCATTTGATTGTGCTTAGTTCATCCATATAACAACAAACTTTTGATGTGTATTTTAGTATTAAAGGGAGCTTATTCGAATTTTGAAGTGATTAAATTTGgtgtattaaaattttttaaagtttgatttattctttttaaatttgatcGGAAAGAGTTATACTAAAtcgaatttttattaaaattaattttaaatagtttataaaccgtttaatttatttataattatattaaattttaaaaattataattttaaatgtcaatatgaaaatattgtaaaatgaatttaataatgaaaaatgataaatatatttgattttcaattaatttaaaattaatactttaaTGAGAATTGTTtgtataaaattaatacttgtataaaaaaaaaaaatctctttgtACTGCTAAATTCCCCGTGGATAATGAGAATTGTTTTTTTATAGAGTTGTAAGCATTATGTAAATTTAGATTTTAGAATAATTaggtttttatttaaaaaaaaaaaggaaaagttaaGGAGAGGAAAGGAATTTGCGCCAATGAATGGACACATTCAGGAATCTGCATACTCTATAAAAGCCTCATTGAGGAATTTGAACAAACAAATTACAAACATGGGAAATCTAATGGGACATGTGTTGCCTGGAATGGCTTTCCTTGCACTTGGTTTATGGCATCTCATTAATCACATCAAACTCTATTCTCTACACCCAAACTCTTACATATCTTCTCCTTGGTTCCCCACCACAAAAATAAGGCACTTGgagcttttcttcataattATAGGAAGCTCCATCTCCATTTCCATGGAGCTTTTTATTGGTCCTGCCAAACACCAACCTCTTGATTCTGATGGAACCATACCCTCAAATCACCTCAGAAACTTTGAGCACTCCTTAATTTCTACCTTTTTCTTAGTTTATGCATCTTTTGCAATAATTCTCGACAGATTTAAGCCTAAAGCTCAATTGGGTATCACACAACTCCTTGCAGCAGTAGCATTTGGGAAtcaattttttctcttttatcttCACTCGACAGATCACAAGGGTCTTGAAGGCCAATACCATTTGCATCTCCAAGTCCTTGTGCTTGTCTCTTTAGCAACTACCCTTATGGGAATTGGGTATCCTAGAAGTTTTTTAATCAGCTTTGTGAGATCTGTTAGCATTGTTTTTCAAGGAGTTTGGTTCATAGTGATGGGCTACATGCTGTGGACGCCTGAATTGATACCTAAAGGTTGTGCACTGTACAACGATGATGGTCACCATGTGGTTAGATGTAGCAGCGAAGAAGCATTACATCGAGCTAAATCATTAGTAAACATTGAGTTCAGCTGGTACCTAACTCTGATTtcagttttttcaatttttctctATCTGGGTATGTTTGAAAGATTTGGCAAAAGGGTGGAGTATTCTTCACTACCAAAGGGATTTAAAGACATGGAAGATGAAGAAAAATTGTGTGATGATGTTGAATCCCAGAAGTTATTTGGAGAGTCCAAAGGATCAACAGGATATGCTCCATTCAATATGGAAAGGCAGAAGATGTGATGTGATGTGATGGAATTGAAGTTGATAATGAAGTTTGCTAGCTAGTGTGTATAATTTCATTTGCTTGGtgataataatgaaaaaaataataatttaatttaacttgtATGGTTTATGTATacatggaaaaaaataataatttaatttacctTGTGTGATTTATGTATATTTTGTGTTAGTAAATAAAATTGCACAGTACATttacatttatttatatattttcttttcaataAACGGATTATATGacacaattttaaataaaattattgacttcaatatttttatttttaaataattttcaagcAAGCATTCACAAGTTTAATTTGATGGCGTAACCTCTTTCTTTACTTATAAGGATCTTCCTGTATCTTTTCCTTACATTAGCCTTCTTGGACTAGAAACCAGATAGAAAGTGGTAGCCGAGCAGTGAGAATATGCTTGAAAGCTTTTCTTGTTGACTGTATTGCCTTTATAGTCAAATGATTTGGCATAACCATAAGCGGTATCCCGTCAATGACTTTAGCCCGTTAAATTTGAGAGGTCTCATAttctaatttttcaatttttatttctatttaaaaaaaaaattccaaacaAAGAGAATTTTTACTGTCCCACCATATataattcataattattttatgcTCTTATACACCATTCTTGATTTTGTCTGGCTGAGAAAcacattaattatatatatctataaaaatagaaatataaTGGCATAttctaaaaacatattttaggTTTTTCCGTTTAAATacattgataaattaaaaaatataagattttagatattaaaaaatttataacaaaTTTCTGAAGCTTTATGTAATTTACTGATTCCTGTTGTTTAGAGCTTGGGGATTATTTTGTCCTCCCTtcaaattattagataattagTTTATATATGACGATTTGTGAttcaatgaataataatataatttgtttTGGCATATACAATTGTGTAAATGGGTTAATTGGTTTCTTTCTGTTTCTCTATGCTtagtgtgttttttttttctttttctcatttttgCAGCAACTCTGAAATGATTTTGAAGATAATTTATTAGGTGAAGCACGAAAAAGATAGTTTTTTTAGAAGAAAAGAAACTAAcagttcagttttttttttattaataaagaataataattttataaaataagaaagCAATTTAAATCTAagtaatttttatgtaatatatATTAGGAAAGCAAGTAACGTGgacatattaattattatggTTACAATAAAACAATGAATTTTTGGTTGAGTTTTGCACGCATGCTCTCAATAGTATACTCAACAACTTAAAAACAGAAATCAATACCCACTTGAATCATTGTTTATTCtatcgattttttttaaattgataaaaaaaagtaaagaaaatcATTCAAATGATagaaaagcaaaaaattaaaattaaaattaaaaaactaagtTATTTATGGCCTTAGCAATGGGAGCAAGCATAAGATCTATTCATTATTTATCTCCCTGTACTACTAAATTCCTCGTGGATAATAAGaattgtttttttgtttttttttttttttttgattttttgagCATAATgtaaattaagtttttttattaaaggaGAAAAAAGCTGAgaggagagaagaggagaggaATTTGCGCCACTGAATAGACACTTGTGTGTCCATTTTCAGGAATCTGCATATATAAGCCCGATTGAGGCCTGTAGGAATTTGAACATAAGATGGGTAGTCTAATAGGACATGTATTGCCTGGAATTGTTTTCCTTACACTTGGTTTATGCCATCTCTTTAATAACATCAAGCTCTATTCTCTATACCCTAACTCTTTCAAATCTTCTCTTTGGTTCCTCACGTCAAAACTCAGGTACTTGGAGCTTTTCTTCATTATTGCAGGAAGCTCCATCTCCATTTCCATTGACCTTTTCATTGGTCCTGCAAAACACCAACCTTTTGATCCTGATGGAGCTACACCCTCAAATCATCTCAGAAACTTTGAGCACTCATCAGTTTCTatctttttctttgtttatgCATCTTTTGCAATAATCCTCGATAGATTTAAGCCTAAAGCTCAACTGGGTATCAGACAACTTCTTGGAGCAGTAGCTTTTGCAAATCAATTTTTTCTCTTCTATCTTCACTCAACAGATCACAATGGTCTTGAAGGTCAATACCATTTGCATCTTCAGGTCCTTGCACTTGTTGTTATAGAAATAGCTTGATAGcttgtttaaataaattgtgAGAATGAAAAGTAAACAATTCCAcgtagaaaaattataaaatttttcgaagtgtttactttaatttaaaCACAAAATATTTTGGAGAGACATTTTGAAAAGAATCCAAAAttgatatattatattataaatcaaAGACCTGTCACCTGGTCTCTTTGGCAACTACTCTCATGCGTTAGCCTTGTAATTTTCAAGGAGTTTGGTCCATATTGATACCTAAAAGCTGTGCACAGTACAACGATGATGGTTACCATGTGGTTAAATGTATCAGCGAAGAAGCATTACATCGAGCTAAAGGGTGGAATATTCTTCACTGCCAAAGGGATTTGAAGACATGGAATATGAAGAAGAAGTTTGTGTTGATGTTGAATCCCAAAAGTTAAAAGGATTTGGTGAATCCAAAGATGCTTCTGTTCATATGGGATCAACAGGATCTGCTCCATTCAAAAGGCAGAAAGTGTGATGTGATGAAATTGAAGTTGATGAAGTTTCCTGTGTGTATAATTTCATTTGCTTGGTGGTATGTTGCTTTGCGTatggaattaaaaaaaaaaatcatttcatttacattgtatgtatgtttattttATGTTAGTAAATAAAATTGCACAGTACATATACATTTatctatattttctttttcttttttaatcaaTGAATGGATTATACGACACAATTATCTCTCTCTCTAATATGAACCAACCTCCCCTTTTTGCCGTCTTCAGGTAGGTTTCCCTCCCTACCTTCAGGTAGTTTTCTTTAATTTGGTTATTTGACGGCGGACTGATGGAAATTGGAGAAGATTGATTCAAATCTGTTATTTGTTTAGTTTTTCTTTAGTTGTTTTGGTGGTTTTTTGCTTTGCATGCAGGGTTTGTGCATCCATGGCAGTTTGCTCCTGTGCTTGCAAGGAGAAGGCGGTGCTCCTTTTCGCCTTCTATTTTTTGGAGCCATCTACATGCTTCATCTgttttctccatcttcttttacGATTTAGAGGATTGCATGGTTTAGTCTGATGTTGCCATCTCTTGATTCATGTACCGCTTCCATGTTTTGGTTTGGACGATTGATCCTCAAGCTATAAAAGCCCACTGATGAACTTTGTCACCATCCCCTTCGACTGGAATAAATGGCTCCTTTGGTTGTGCTCTTTGATTCCCATGCCTTTGCTTCAAATACTTTAGCTTTGATGAGCTTGGTTGCTGGTGTTGGGAGATTTCTTCTTGGAGACCGGCAACTTGAAAGTCTCCCCTAGCGACTATCTTGCAGCAGCAGAACTTGTCACATACTTTTGTTGCACTTGGACTTTGAGCTTTTTCCTTTGAATCCTTTGAATAAAACACATACTTTTGATAATAAAATCTAACCAACATtccattcaaaaaataatatatttaaattaggaAAAACTTTTGACGGGGAGCGCTAGTTTTAGACTTTACAACAGATTTAAATTGGATCTAATTTTTCACTGCTGATGTCCGATGGAGATCGacaataaattttcaaaaaaagaatTTCGAAACGCATGATTTTCAAAAGTGTGATGAGAGGCGTAGAACTTGTCACAAAATTCGACGTGAAAATTCCATCGTTTAAAAGTCAATTTtgtgttttaattatttttttgaatattttggatattttcataattttgcatattagagttttgtttatattataaatagacTCTCTTACTATTACAAAcacactttttaattttaaaaatcttcaataagattttttattttttatcatatctttaatttctcttattttatCTTACCTAAAtgatattagttaaaatttacgACGGAGTCTAAACAGTCCTTTATCAATTTTCCTCTCTTTTATCTCTTTTATTTTGTCTTATCTAAATGGTATTGGTTAAAAGAGTTTAAATAGTCATTTATTAACTTTCCTTTCCACTTTCTGTCTTGGTGAGATGATTTCCTTATGGACTAACCATAGGTGTTGCTATGGTATGATAATCAATTgtattaggattttttttccaatttttttttatgaaattttgattaatagtattattattgatatataatttacaataaaaatcatataattaataataactaaattataaatattaatttcaactattattttaattcattttttataataataatagttatataaaattacttttaaaatgaaAAGCAATAAAAACTTAATGAAACTAGAAAAAATACTTGTTAATATTAAGTCAATATAGATTCAAAGATaaagatttaataattatagGAAGCCTCATGGCTTAATATAAACATACTGCTAGATATAAACTAGTTGGTGTATTCTCTACCTTTTCAGCTCAATTCTCTACCTTTTCGGCTCAAAGAGAGAGAGGACCTAATTCTTCTAGGACTCCTTTTATCTCATGAGTCAGACTATCTGGTCTGATCGGGTAGAGGAAAGACCGAACTAATAGAATATGGAGATTAGACTTCTAACTCCCTATGCTTTACTAATGCCCAAAACAATAAGATCGACCACTTCAAGATTTGTACCACTAACAAAGCATTTGAACACAGAATAACTGACTTCAATTATCGAAAGGAACTTGTCTGTATACAGGTTAGATAAGCCAAACACAAATTTAGTGAAATCAGGGCAAGATATCGACCCTACGCGATGGTCTACTTCTTAAACCCTCTCTAAGGTATTAACTGCACTGGCAAAAAGGATTTCAGCCGCCTGACACACCTGCCAAAAAGGCATGAGAAAATCGACTCTGCATCGATTAGTTAACTGCCAACTGCTTGACAGACATATTGCATCACGCCACCATCTAATCTGATGGGATGTGAAGCAGAAAATCGGGATATAAATATCACATAATTAACTTCCCACGGGGTTAACTCTCATTGAAATAAGAACCATTAAAAAGAGAgtgacactctctctctctctgataCACTTACTGAAGAATCCAATAAAAAGAAAGACTCTCTCTCCCTCTTTCAAGAACTAAGGCTCAAAGAAACTAATTTCTCTCATATACTCACCGAAAAACCCtcaaaataaaggttttccGGAGATTTtctaaaaatgttttattatttcatttttttttattttctctgtgTGTTAACGAAtcttagataaaattttaatctaatttGAACGTCGGAAGGTCTCCACCGAGGGCTATCTGGTGGATTCCTGATCCCTGACCGTTTTTTCTATTTTAGAACTTCTCTTCTTCAAAATCAAACATGAAGGGACCCAACGAAATTAACCACGGATCAATAATCAACCCATTGAATCGAGCCGCTGCCCATCTCGCGCCATAAAAAACAGGACCTGACCCTAATCAATAGTTTCCGATAATCAACCaagaaaccccactccagactGGACTAAAGGTTAAAAAAGCAAAAACAACCAATGAAGTACTATGCCAAGCCAAAGAACTAGAGTGGTGGAGAATCAACCACACTAAATATAGCCTTTAACTCACCGAAAACTAAAAAAGTGGTCAAATGCAAAGTCTCTCCTTAGCACAAATAGAACCACAATGAACCTTGAACCCTAAAAGCATATCGCATCAAAGCATAGCCTCTAGACTTCTTGGTTTTTAAGAATGAGCCGAGAAAGGAAAGTGGCAACATGACCACAGGGTTACTAAGGGCCACCAAAACTTCTTTTTGCCCTATTTCAGCAAAACCAGAAAATAAGCAGCCTTGTTTGCATTTTTgccattaaataaaataaaaataattgtcaTTTTGTATTCTCTTACTCACTTCAGTACGCAAGTCCTCGTGTATTTTCAAATCTAAAAGTCTACGGCCTTCTTAGCACATAGTTTTCGATAAGTAAAACTCAAAATtcaagaattttaaaatataaaacagtACCCTTACATAATTAagttactaaatttttaaataaaattattttttattattataatagaaATATGAAATATTAGGGTTCTGTTacattatcttttctcttaaaagAGACCCACTTATTATTTTTGGagtaattttcatttaataatTCTTAATATTATGAGtccataaatttaaaattttaaacgattttagttaattaataatgAAACGACAATGAACTCATAGACTATATCCTGCGCACAATGCAAAAAAACTCACAAAAACTAATTAAACGATGATTTTAAGAATATGATCATTCTCACTTTTTGATGACTGAGAGAAGATGTGCATGCTTTTGCATAATTTTACAGataataaatgttttatttaattattctgATAAGTCGGTTGTTATtactatttattgatttttaataaaaaaaaattataattgttactaataataacatataccataaaatttattttattattaaaatgattatataattattaatttattatattattttattattgaaatagaaaaatagatggtaaataatatctataaaaaaaatcattaatgtgtgtatatatatatttaaagaatGGGAAATGAGAGTTTTTatcatcaattttttaaaattaaaattaaattaaactgattttttaaagaaaattaaaatggagaagaacaaataaaacaatatttttctttgatttttcttaAGACTAATTATTTTCATTTGGTATAATCTAACAAATTTGGTGAGAAAATATATAGAGATGAAGGAACAAttgtactatttaatttataatttgacttatgtataattcaaatttataaaagtaaaaatattaatttaacctataatattttctttcctctcatatttttattatcctttcatataaataaaataataaaaaattaaaatttattctttttaaattttcatctcTTAATTTCTTTCATGGATTCAAATGTTGGGAGGATTAATCTACAACCTATGaatgaagaattttggaaatCTATGGGTGTTTACAAATTCACAGGCCCCACctgaggaggaggaagaagctTCTCCCTGATTTATCAATGGATAACTTTCTCACAATTCAACGTGAAACACGTGCAACTTAATTATGCTATAGGAAATTAGCACTAAATAATTGCGGCTTTGAATATAATGct
This window encodes:
- the LOC110601395 gene encoding transmembrane protein 45B — protein: MGNLMGHVLPGMAFLALGLWHLINHIKLYSLHPNSYISSPWFPTTKIRHLELFFIIIGSSISISMELFIGPAKHQPLDSDGTIPSNHLRNFEHSLISTFFLVYASFAIILDRFKPKAQLGITQLLAAVAFGNQFFLFYLHSTDHKGLEGQYHLHLQVLVLVSLATTLMGIGYPRSFLISFVRSVSIVFQGVWFIVMGYMLWTPELIPKGCALYNDDGHHVVRCSSEEALHRAKSLVNIEFSWYLTLISVFSIFLYLGMFERFGKRVEYSSLPKGFKDMEDEEKLCDDVESQKLFGESKGSTGYAPFNMERQKM
- the LOC110601985 gene encoding uncharacterized protein LOC110601985, encoding MGSLIGHVLPGIVFLTLGLCHLFNNIKLYSLYPNSFKSSLWFLTSKLRYLELFFIIAGSSISISIDLFIGPAKHQPFDPDGATPSNHLRNFEHSSVSIFFFVYASFAIILDRFKPKAQLGIRQLLGAVAFANQFFLFYLHSTDHNGLEGQYHLHLQVLALVVIEIA